The Ornithinibacillus sp. 4-3 region CAACAAGAGCTGTAAAAATTGCTGGATATTCTTTACAACCAGCAGAGTTTGTTAAATTAGGGTTGATTATTTACTTAGCTGCAATCTATTCAAAAAAACAAGCTTATATACAAGATTTTGCTAAAGGTGTTTTGCCACCATTAATGATAACTGCTGTAATTATTAGTTTAATTATTATGCAGCCAGATTTAGGTACTTCAGCTATTGTATTTGTAATAGCTTGTTCTATTATATTTAGTTCAGGTGTACGTTTTAAACATCTAGCAGGCTTATTTGTAGTATGTCTTGGATTTATTGCTGTATTAATTCCAAGAATGATTACAGGCGAACGTATTTCACGTTTTGTTGGTGCATATCAGCCATTTACACATCCTGATTCTACTGGGTATCACCTTATTCAATCTTATGTAGCGATTGGAAATGGCGGATTAGGTGGTGAAGGATTAGGACAAAGTGTACAAAAACTGGGATACCTATGGGGAGCTCATACAGACTTTATTATGGCAATTGTGGCAGAAGAGTTAGGTGTGTTTGGAGTTGTTTTAGTACTTGGCATGTTATTACTTATTATATTACGAGGTATCTTTATTGGTAGAAAGTGTAAAGATAGCTTCGGCTCATTCATGGCAATCGGAATTTCTACAATGGTAGCCATTCAAGCATTTGTTAATTTAGGTGCAATTAGTGGAGTTTTACCAATTACCGGGGTTCCTTTACCATTCTTAAGCTATGGTGGATCTTCCTTGCTAGCATTAATGATTGCTATGGGTATATTAAATAACATTGCGAAATCAGTCAAGAAAGAGGAAGCTGTCCAAACAGTAGCAACACCTCCAACAGGTAATAGTTATAATAGAACTACAGCACCATCTGCGCCTACACAATCTTATGTAAGGAAAAATCGATGGCAAAGATAACCATAGATAAATAAAAATGCACTTCCAAATTTTGGGAGTGCATTTTTCTGTGAGGATATAAAAAAGTCGGGAGTATATCTCCCGACTTAAAAGCTTACTTATTTTTTTCTAATAATGCGCTTCTTGTAGATAAAAGGATAAAATAGCTCAACATTCCAAAGAAGCATGTGATGACTAAAGCATGTAGTAAAGCAATACCTAAATTCAATACAGTAAAGATAATCATTGCACCAAAGAATACTTGAAGAACAATTAAGCTAGTTGTGATTGTCCATCCCCAAAACATAATTCCATTACGCGGATAATTACGTACTACTTTTATAAAGAATAGGATTGTCCAAATAAATAAAATAGCGGCTGCTAATCGATGGCCCATCTGTACCCATTGCTCAAAGCTATAATCAGCAAATGCTAAGGGCTGATTATTCTTACAAAAAGGCCAATCGCCACAAACAAGGTCAGCTTGAACATGACGTACAAGTGCACCAGTGTATACAACAAAGCCTGTATATGCTGTTAGTAAATAGATTTCAATTCTATGTTTCTTTTGAATAAATAATGATTTTGTATCAAATTTCTTATCAATTTCAAAAACAAGTAAAGATAGTAAGAAGACAGCTGCAAATGAAATAAGTGAAATACCAAAATGTGCTGCTAAAACAAATTTAGATTGCCCCCACATTACTGCAGCAGCACCGATTAATCCTTGTAAAATTAAAAAGAAAATAGAAAGAAAAGACAGGAATTTAACTTCCCTGATATGTCCAAGATATTTCCAAGCAAGAATACCTAAAGCTAGAATAGTAATTCCCATTACTGATGAGACGAGACGGTGGCTTAGTTCAATAATTAATTCAGGTGTAATATTTTCTGGAATTAATTGTCCATGACATAAAGGCCAACTAGCTCCACAACCGTCACCTGAACCTGTTTTTGTAACGAGTGCACCGCCGATGAGTATAAAAATCATACCTATCGTACTCACAATAGATAGAGATTTTAAAGTTTTGATCATTTTCGTTCCTCACTTTATGCGATTTTGAATATACAAGTTGCTATAGAGTTCATTTCTGAAGGTTAAATATAACTACAGAAAATCTCTTGTGATCTAGTAAATAAAGTATATCTGAATAATAACACAAAAAAATAATACTATTTGGGGATAGTAGTTGCTAAACATTCTGCTTAATCTGTAGATGAAATTAATTTTGTAAGAAAAAATTTAGCTAAATATCACTATACCTTATAGTAATATTATTTATGAAGAGTTTGCAATGTATTATCATTATAAAATAGCAAATGACACAAAATTGTTATACTCTTATACATTTTTATTCGACAGAAATTGAAAAAAGGAAAATCCCTTGCATTGTTCGGTTTTATTTGCTAAAAATAGTGTAGGGGAGTTCTGCTAAAGATCGTAAATATCATAATTGTTTTTTAATAAATGAAGTATAAAACAATATGGTTTATTTATGATATTAGTTGTTATTTAATAAGTAAAAAAAACAGTTTGAAATGAAACATTTTATCCGGAAATTTTGATTTATCACTCGATAAATCAAAATTTTTGTGGAAAAACGAAAGGGGGGAATGTGATTGAACAAAATTGAGCCAGCTAGTCCTAATGTTGTAGGAGAAGGATCTGTTCCTAAAAAAAGAACTACAAATTTGTTAGCTGACTTTAAAGCGTTGATAAAAATAGGCATAGTTAATTCAAATTTAATTACCGTATTTACTGGTTTCTGGTTAGCGCTTTATTTTACAAATAATTCATTTTTAGCAAATCTTGATGTGTTCTTGTTTACGATGATCGGAAGTACTTTTGTTCTAATAGGTGCAAGCGTACTTAATAATTGGTATGATGTTGATATCGATCCAATCATGAAACGAACAAAATCTCGACCAACTGTAACAGGAGCTATATCATTAAATACAACATTATTTATTGGTATTGGATCAACATTATTAGGTCTTATTCTATTATTGAATACAACCGTAGCAGCAACAGTTATTGCGTTTATTGGATGGTTTACATATGTAATTTTATATACGGTATGGTCAAAACGTAAATACACGTTAAACACGGAGATTGGTTGTATCTCA contains the following coding sequences:
- a CDS encoding FtsW/RodA/SpoVE family cell cycle protein; amino-acid sequence: MVRKLKNYDYILLITPVFLAAFGVIMVYSASMVSAVVEGLESTFYLKKQIQWFVIAMGAYIFFLAFPYQYFKRLMKIIILGCIILLLMVLFFGETVHNATRAVKIAGYSLQPAEFVKLGLIIYLAAIYSKKQAYIQDFAKGVLPPLMITAVIISLIIMQPDLGTSAIVFVIACSIIFSSGVRFKHLAGLFVVCLGFIAVLIPRMITGERISRFVGAYQPFTHPDSTGYHLIQSYVAIGNGGLGGEGLGQSVQKLGYLWGAHTDFIMAIVAEELGVFGVVLVLGMLLLIILRGIFIGRKCKDSFGSFMAIGISTMVAIQAFVNLGAISGVLPITGVPLPFLSYGGSSLLALMIAMGILNNIAKSVKKEEAVQTVATPPTGNSYNRTTAPSAPTQSYVRKNRWQR
- a CDS encoding heme A synthase, whose product is MIKTLKSLSIVSTIGMIFILIGGALVTKTGSGDGCGASWPLCHGQLIPENITPELIIELSHRLVSSVMGITILALGILAWKYLGHIREVKFLSFLSIFFLILQGLIGAAAVMWGQSKFVLAAHFGISLISFAAVFLLSLLVFEIDKKFDTKSLFIQKKHRIEIYLLTAYTGFVVYTGALVRHVQADLVCGDWPFCKNNQPLAFADYSFEQWVQMGHRLAAAILFIWTILFFIKVVRNYPRNGIMFWGWTITTSLIVLQVFFGAMIIFTVLNLGIALLHALVITCFFGMLSYFILLSTRSALLEKNK
- the cyoE gene encoding heme o synthase codes for the protein MNKIEPASPNVVGEGSVPKKRTTNLLADFKALIKIGIVNSNLITVFTGFWLALYFTNNSFLANLDVFLFTMIGSTFVLIGASVLNNWYDVDIDPIMKRTKSRPTVTGAISLNTTLFIGIGSTLLGLILLLNTTVAATVIAFIGWFTYVILYTVWSKRKYTLNTEIGCISGAVPPLIGWAAISPELHIVPIILFLIMFIWQTPHFLALAMKNHDQYKAAGIPMLPVVYGFEFTKRQIIVYIACLVPLPFFLSALGTTFLVIATTLNIGWLVIGLAGLFIKNDLKWANVVFFYSLNYLLILFGLMVLVTILNPL